Proteins encoded by one window of Candidatus Binatia bacterium:
- a CDS encoding molybdopterin-dependent oxidoreductase: MAVESVHRSCPICEASCGIVVDVDRGTNRIVTIRGDADDPRSRGYLCPKAFAPQAVYEDPDRIRRPLRRTGQGFEEIGWEEAFEYVGSRLKAIRTAHGADAIATYIGNPTGHNFGAMLWSAMFIGALGSQRIFSGATVDQFPKNLTCRILYGDAWLFPIPDLDRTDFFLCLGGNPLVSQGSLMSAPNMEARLRALHARGGRSVVVDPRRTETAARASQHLFIRPGTDAFLLFAMVHTLFEEGLVRPGRLADFTDGIDDVRKLAHDFPPEAVATVTGIDAATIRQLTRDFAAAERAVCYGRLGTCTVAFGTLASWLIDVVNLLTGNLDRPGGFMFPRPATGQAEPVDQDTGPIPYARFRSRVRGFPEFDGQLPVAVMAEEIDSAGDERIRAMVTVVGNPVLSTPNGERLSRALASLDFMVSIDIYLNETTRHADVILPTTTAFEETNFDFLFQSTSIRNMVRYSPRIFTPPSDAKPHWAVMMEIAARLNDTTVDAYDDFMFEGMLAALMGAPGTRCPHVNPEVARAKLGTRRGPERLLDILLRTGPYGDGFDDDAEGLSLAKISKVPHAIDLGPLQPRLPDILRTPGRRISLVHELLVRDIERLRGALTESSTHQGLLLVGRRQLRNMNSWLHNVEVLAKGRNRCTLLVHPDDAERIGLRTGGRALVRSRAGEVSAEVEISDEMMAGVVSLPHGFGHTAPGTRLSVATQQQPGVNANQLADEYLLDEPSGTSVVNGIPVEVFAA; the protein is encoded by the coding sequence ATGGCTGTCGAGAGCGTGCATCGTTCGTGCCCGATTTGCGAGGCAAGTTGCGGGATCGTCGTTGACGTCGATCGCGGAACCAACAGGATCGTCACGATCCGTGGGGATGCGGATGATCCGCGCAGCCGCGGCTATCTCTGTCCCAAAGCCTTCGCGCCGCAGGCCGTGTACGAGGATCCCGACCGCATTCGCCGGCCGCTGCGGCGCACCGGTCAGGGCTTCGAGGAGATCGGTTGGGAAGAAGCGTTCGAGTACGTCGGATCACGCTTGAAGGCAATCCGCACCGCACACGGCGCGGACGCGATCGCCACGTACATCGGCAATCCCACCGGCCACAATTTCGGCGCCATGCTGTGGTCTGCCATGTTCATCGGGGCCCTGGGCTCGCAACGCATTTTCTCGGGCGCAACGGTGGACCAGTTTCCCAAGAACCTCACCTGCCGGATCCTCTACGGCGACGCCTGGCTCTTCCCCATCCCCGACCTCGACCGCACGGACTTCTTCCTCTGCCTCGGCGGCAACCCTCTCGTCTCACAGGGCAGCCTGATGTCGGCGCCGAACATGGAGGCCCGCTTGCGCGCGCTGCATGCGCGCGGCGGGCGCAGCGTCGTCGTCGATCCGCGGCGCACCGAGACGGCGGCACGCGCCAGCCAGCACCTCTTCATCAGGCCGGGAACCGACGCGTTCCTCCTCTTTGCCATGGTGCATACGCTGTTCGAAGAAGGCCTGGTGCGTCCGGGGCGGCTGGCGGACTTCACCGACGGGATTGACGACGTCAGGAAACTCGCGCACGACTTCCCGCCCGAAGCCGTCGCCACGGTCACGGGCATCGACGCCGCGACCATCCGGCAGTTGACCCGCGACTTCGCCGCCGCCGAACGCGCCGTGTGCTATGGGCGTCTGGGCACCTGCACGGTCGCATTCGGGACGCTCGCAAGCTGGCTGATTGATGTCGTGAACCTCCTCACCGGCAACCTCGATCGTCCCGGTGGCTTCATGTTTCCGCGGCCCGCAACCGGGCAGGCTGAGCCGGTCGACCAGGACACCGGGCCGATTCCCTACGCGCGCTTTCGTTCGCGTGTGCGCGGTTTTCCGGAATTCGACGGACAGCTCCCCGTTGCCGTCATGGCCGAGGAGATCGACTCGGCCGGCGATGAACGCATTCGCGCCATGGTGACCGTCGTCGGCAACCCGGTCCTCTCCACGCCGAACGGCGAGCGCCTCTCGCGCGCGCTGGCGAGCCTCGACTTCATGGTCTCGATCGATATCTACCTCAACGAAACGACGCGGCACGCCGACGTCATCCTGCCGACGACAACCGCTTTTGAGGAAACCAACTTCGACTTCCTGTTCCAATCCACCTCCATCCGTAACATGGTCCGTTACTCGCCGCGTATCTTCACGCCACCGTCCGACGCGAAACCGCACTGGGCCGTCATGATGGAGATCGCCGCCCGGCTCAACGACACCACCGTCGACGCGTACGACGACTTCATGTTCGAGGGCATGCTGGCGGCGTTAATGGGTGCGCCCGGCACCCGCTGCCCGCACGTGAATCCGGAGGTGGCCCGGGCCAAGCTCGGGACCAGACGCGGACCGGAACGCCTGCTCGACATACTGCTGCGTACCGGCCCGTATGGCGACGGCTTCGACGATGATGCCGAAGGCCTGTCGTTGGCGAAGATCAGCAAGGTTCCACACGCCATCGACCTCGGCCCGTTGCAGCCGAGGTTGCCCGACATCTTGAGGACCCCGGGGCGTCGCATCTCACTGGTTCACGAGCTGCTGGTGCGCGACATCGAACGGCTCAGAGGCGCCCTGACCGAAAGCAGCACACACCAGGGCCTCCTCTTGGTTGGCCGCAGACAGCTGCGCAACATGAACTCGTGGCTGCACAATGTCGAGGTGCTTGCCAAGGGGCGGAACCGCTGCACCTTGCTCGTGCATCCGGACGACGCAGAGCGAATCGGCCTGCGCACGGGTGGGCGTGCGCTGGTACGCTCGCGCGCCGGCGAGGTGTCCGCCGAGGTCGAGATCAGTGATGAGATGATGGCCGGCGTCGTCTCCCTGCCCCACGGCTTCGGCCACACCGCGCCCGGAACGCGGCTCTCGGTCGCCACGCAGCAGCAGCCGGGGGTGAACGCCAACCAGCTTGCGGACGAGTATCTCCTCGATGAACCTTCCGGCACCAGTGTGGTGAATGGAATACCCGTGGAGGTATTCGCGGCGTAG
- the gloA gene encoding lactoylglutathione lyase, whose protein sequence is MRLLHTMIRVNDLDESLRFYCERLGMKLLRKQDYPGGRFTLAFVGYGDEAASSVVELTYNWDTHHYDTGTGFGHLAIGVSDIYKTCDELRAKGVKIVREPGPMKHGGTEIAFIEDPNGYRVELIQRS, encoded by the coding sequence ATGCGGCTGCTACACACGATGATTCGCGTCAACGATCTCGATGAATCGCTGCGGTTCTATTGCGAGCGCCTGGGGATGAAGCTGCTGCGCAAGCAGGACTATCCGGGCGGCCGATTTACCCTGGCGTTTGTCGGCTACGGCGATGAGGCTGCCAGCTCCGTGGTCGAACTCACCTACAACTGGGACACGCATCACTACGACACGGGGACCGGCTTCGGGCATCTGGCTATCGGCGTGTCCGACATCTACAAGACCTGCGATGAGTTGCGCGCCAAGGGCGTCAAGATCGTACGGGAGCCCGGTCCGATGAAGCACGGTGGCACGGAGATCGCCTTCATCGAAGACCCCAACGGCTACCGCGTCGAGCTGATCCAGAGGTCCTGA
- a CDS encoding M24 family metallopeptidase, with product MIPAKGAPQVITLMMDAARVADDSWLDNVVAYGPFPGQGLVDMAASYIRALGLHKGTIAIESGTSSYLPDGYITHEEYERLARALPQATVVNAVDIIDRVTLIKQDAEVKLLRQAAAICDHAIEAIRDELRVGISEQYIAGIAERAAREAGSEFAWTFTGGMEIASGYRTAYPMGGCTPATGKLVQCHEAVILDIHAMYGLMLGDVAHNAIMGKPTAAQRDLASAYVESCNQLVELMQPGKRLGEVAMQMGEFVANKGWADVVLPGYGHGIGHFGHEWFPCVVTSDDPLATDPNFELQPNYVQEIAIVCNRPGVAGFRLERPLLITPSGNELLSGLPFAPWVIDEGCVC from the coding sequence GTGATCCCCGCCAAGGGTGCGCCGCAGGTCATCACGCTCATGATGGACGCGGCACGCGTCGCCGATGACAGTTGGTTGGACAACGTCGTCGCCTACGGTCCGTTCCCCGGACAAGGGCTGGTCGACATGGCGGCGAGCTACATCCGCGCGCTCGGCTTGCACAAGGGCACCATCGCCATCGAAAGCGGCACCTCCAGCTATCTCCCCGACGGCTACATCACGCATGAGGAGTACGAGCGTCTGGCTCGGGCGCTGCCGCAGGCCACGGTCGTCAATGCGGTCGACATCATCGACCGGGTCACGCTGATCAAACAGGACGCAGAGGTGAAACTGCTCCGTCAAGCGGCCGCGATCTGCGACCACGCCATCGAAGCCATCCGCGATGAGCTTCGGGTCGGCATCTCGGAGCAGTATATTGCCGGCATCGCCGAACGCGCGGCGCGCGAGGCTGGCAGCGAGTTCGCTTGGACCTTCACCGGCGGGATGGAAATCGCCTCGGGCTACCGGACCGCCTACCCCATGGGCGGGTGCACACCGGCAACGGGCAAGCTGGTGCAGTGCCACGAAGCCGTGATCCTCGACATCCACGCCATGTACGGTCTCATGCTCGGCGACGTGGCGCACAACGCCATCATGGGCAAACCGACCGCGGCGCAGCGCGACCTCGCGAGCGCCTACGTCGAGTCGTGCAACCAGCTGGTGGAGCTGATGCAGCCCGGCAAGCGCCTGGGTGAAGTGGCGATGCAGATGGGGGAGTTCGTGGCCAACAAGGGATGGGCCGATGTCGTCCTACCCGGCTACGGTCACGGCATCGGGCACTTCGGACACGAGTGGTTCCCGTGCGTCGTCACCAGCGATGACCCCCTGGCGACCGATCCCAACTTCGAGCTGCAGCCGAATTACGTTCAGGAGATCGCCATCGTCTGCAACCGGCCGGGAGTGGCCGGCTTCAGGCTGGAACGACCGTTGCTCATCACGCCGAGCGGCAACGAGTTGCTCTCCGGCCTGCCCTTCGCGCCGTGGGTCATTGACGAGGGCTGCGTCTGCTGA
- a CDS encoding acyl-CoA dehydrogenase family protein: MDFAFSEEHELFRSSVRKFAERELAPHYQRHDRDKTFPERQLKACAELGLLGLRIPEALGGSPHPYLSSGIAAEECGRADFNVAYFPLMFGLIGELLARYAGPEIQRAWLPKMVAGEIVAGLALTEPGAGSDAAGLSCKAERDGDHYVLNGEKSSISFCSRADMIVVFARTRSGAGAKGLSVFCVPADAPGVSRAAYNSMGSRCLGRGSLFLDGVRVPVEQRVGEEDAGFRMVMATFDYSRAVIGLMCLGAAAAALERTCEHVKQRRAFGRPLATFEGVSFPLAEHLTYVEAARLLCYKTLWLRDQDLPHTTEAAMAKWWAPKVAVDALHDCLLLHGHYGYTDEYPIEQQLRDVIGLEIGDGTAQVSKIVISREVFGREFKPY; the protein is encoded by the coding sequence ATGGATTTTGCGTTTTCCGAAGAGCACGAGCTGTTTCGCAGCAGCGTGCGCAAGTTCGCTGAGCGCGAGTTGGCGCCGCACTACCAACGGCATGACCGCGACAAGACCTTTCCGGAGCGGCAACTCAAGGCATGCGCCGAATTGGGGTTGCTGGGCTTGCGCATCCCCGAAGCGCTGGGCGGTAGCCCGCACCCGTATCTGAGCAGCGGTATTGCGGCCGAAGAATGCGGCCGGGCCGATTTCAACGTCGCCTATTTCCCGCTGATGTTCGGCCTCATCGGCGAGTTGCTGGCGCGCTATGCCGGCCCCGAAATCCAGCGCGCGTGGCTGCCCAAGATGGTTGCGGGAGAGATAGTGGCGGGTTTGGCGCTCACCGAGCCGGGCGCCGGCTCCGACGCCGCTGGGCTGTCGTGCAAGGCCGAACGCGATGGCGACCACTACGTGCTGAACGGAGAGAAGTCCTCGATCAGCTTTTGCAGCCGCGCCGACATGATCGTGGTCTTCGCCCGGACCCGATCCGGTGCGGGGGCTAAAGGTCTTTCGGTGTTCTGTGTGCCGGCGGATGCCCCGGGTGTCTCCCGCGCGGCATACAACAGCATGGGGTCGAGGTGTCTCGGGCGCGGGTCGCTGTTTCTCGACGGTGTCCGCGTGCCGGTGGAGCAACGGGTCGGCGAGGAGGACGCGGGCTTCCGCATGGTGATGGCAACCTTCGACTACAGCCGAGCGGTGATCGGCCTGATGTGCCTGGGCGCCGCCGCTGCCGCGCTCGAGCGCACGTGCGAGCACGTGAAGCAGCGCCGAGCGTTTGGCAGGCCGCTGGCAACCTTCGAGGGCGTGTCGTTTCCACTCGCCGAGCATCTCACCTACGTCGAAGCCGCCCGTCTGCTGTGCTACAAGACGCTCTGGCTGCGTGATCAGGATCTACCCCATACGACGGAAGCGGCGATGGCAAAATGGTGGGCACCCAAGGTGGCGGTGGACGCATTGCACGATTGCCTGCTGCTGCATGGCCACTACGGGTACACGGATGAATACCCCATCGAGCAGCAACTCCGGGACGTTATCGGTTTGGAGATCGGCGACGGGACCGCGCAGGTGTCGAAGATCGTGATCAGCCGCGAAGTCTTCGGCCGCGAGTTCAAGCCGTACTGA
- the thiI gene encoding tRNA uracil 4-sulfurtransferase ThiI has translation MNRVVVHYHEIALKRGNRPAFVSRLVDNIGRALRGTGVKRVRSVPGRVVVNLTPQADWPEISRRLQRIFGIANYALSWRAERDIDAITTRALEAIEGRHFASFAVRAKRADKSFHLPSPEIGRVVGSAVAERSHATVDLKHPELTINIEVLPREAFVALERLPGPGGLPVGASGTVLALISGGIDSPVAAWRMLRRGCQVAFIHFHGAPYQDRSSRDKVAELVQVLTPYQFESRLHLVPFGEIQRQIVSQVSRPHRVVLYRRMMLRIAEAVAKSIGASALVTGESLGQVASQTLSNLTVTEEATSLSVFRPLIGMDKAEITAQAQRIGSFEISIQPDQDCCLLFVPRHPATRTTIAEIHESERRLDIPAMVAMALDNLSVQDFVFPKPTARELAVDAVDSTASVQR, from the coding sequence ATGAATCGAGTGGTCGTGCATTACCACGAGATCGCGTTGAAGCGCGGCAACCGGCCGGCGTTCGTCAGTCGGTTGGTTGACAACATCGGCAGAGCGCTGCGGGGCACCGGCGTCAAGCGCGTGCGTTCCGTGCCGGGACGCGTAGTGGTAAATCTCACCCCGCAGGCGGACTGGCCGGAGATCAGCCGTCGCCTGCAACGGATATTCGGGATTGCGAACTACGCGCTCTCATGGCGCGCCGAGCGTGACATCGACGCCATCACCACCAGGGCACTCGAGGCCATTGAGGGGCGGCACTTCGCCAGTTTTGCCGTACGAGCCAAGCGCGCCGACAAGAGCTTCCACCTGCCGTCGCCGGAGATCGGCCGCGTCGTGGGCAGTGCGGTAGCGGAACGCAGCCACGCTACCGTCGATCTGAAGCATCCGGAACTGACGATCAACATCGAGGTGTTGCCGCGTGAGGCGTTCGTAGCGCTGGAACGGCTCCCAGGTCCCGGTGGCTTGCCCGTCGGCGCGAGTGGTACGGTGCTGGCGTTGATTTCCGGCGGCATCGACTCGCCCGTCGCTGCCTGGCGCATGCTGCGACGCGGCTGCCAAGTCGCGTTCATCCACTTTCACGGCGCTCCGTACCAGGACCGCAGCAGTCGCGACAAGGTCGCGGAGCTGGTGCAGGTGCTGACGCCGTATCAGTTCGAGTCACGCTTACACCTGGTGCCTTTCGGGGAGATTCAACGGCAGATCGTGAGCCAAGTCTCCCGCCCCCATCGAGTGGTGCTCTACCGCCGCATGATGCTGCGCATCGCGGAGGCAGTGGCCAAATCGATTGGCGCCAGCGCGCTGGTCACCGGCGAGAGCTTGGGCCAGGTGGCCTCGCAAACGCTGTCTAACCTGACGGTGACTGAAGAGGCGACCTCGTTGTCCGTGTTCCGGCCGTTGATTGGCATGGATAAGGCGGAGATCACGGCGCAAGCGCAGCGGATCGGTTCGTTCGAGATTTCGATCCAGCCGGATCAGGATTGCTGCCTGCTCTTTGTGCCACGGCATCCCGCCACGCGAACCACCATCGCGGAGATTCACGAGTCCGAACGCCGGCTGGATATCCCGGCCATGGTTGCCATGGCGTTAGACAACCTGTCCGTGCAGGACTTCGTCTTTCCCAAGCCAACTGCACGCGAGCTGGCCGTCGACGCTGTCGACTCCACCGCAAGCGTGCAGCGCTGA
- the radA gene encoding DNA repair protein RadA — protein MPKPRTVFACQTCGFQSPRWLGRCPDCQGWNTLVEEPVAAVPETRRYSAAETPSEVRPITAVAGTTNDRRLSHIGELDRVLGGGVVPGSVVLIGGDPGIGKSTLVLQALAALAHGGTTLYVSGEESPQQIRMRADRLGIGGGEAGNRLLVLAETSLERIIAHTKKIAPSVLAIDSIQTVFTERLGSAPGSIGQVRESAGQLVLLSKAGHLATFLVGHVTKDGSFAGPRVLEHMVDTVLYFEGDRGHAFRILRAVKNRFGSTNEIGVFAMREDGLQPVSNPSELFLAERPVEVPGSVVIATLEGTRPILVEVQALVSPTSLGTPRRTTLGIDSNRVALLIAVLEKKMGLHLLGHDVFVNVAGGIRVAEPAADLGVVAAVASSFLDKPIDARSLLIGEVGLAGEVRAVSQADVRVREAIKLGFSRCVLPESSRRQLPTLDGVELCGVSSLAEAWDLLF, from the coding sequence GTGCCGAAACCTCGGACTGTATTTGCGTGCCAAACGTGCGGATTTCAGTCGCCGCGCTGGTTGGGACGCTGCCCCGATTGTCAGGGCTGGAATACCTTGGTTGAAGAGCCCGTCGCGGCGGTGCCGGAGACCCGACGCTACTCGGCCGCTGAGACCCCTTCCGAGGTGCGACCGATTACGGCCGTGGCGGGGACCACAAACGACCGGCGCCTGTCCCACATTGGGGAACTCGATCGCGTGCTGGGTGGGGGCGTCGTGCCTGGTTCGGTCGTACTCATCGGCGGCGATCCTGGAATCGGCAAGTCGACGCTGGTCCTGCAGGCGCTCGCGGCACTGGCGCACGGGGGCACCACGCTGTACGTTTCGGGAGAAGAGTCCCCGCAGCAAATTCGTATGCGCGCCGACCGGCTGGGAATCGGCGGTGGCGAGGCCGGCAACCGGCTGCTCGTGCTGGCGGAGACATCCCTCGAGCGCATCATTGCCCACACCAAGAAGATCGCCCCTTCGGTGCTCGCCATCGACTCCATCCAGACAGTCTTCACCGAACGCCTGGGTTCGGCGCCCGGCAGCATTGGTCAAGTTCGCGAAAGTGCCGGCCAGCTCGTCCTGCTTTCGAAAGCGGGCCATTTGGCCACTTTTCTGGTTGGTCACGTGACCAAAGACGGCTCCTTCGCCGGACCGCGCGTCCTCGAACACATGGTCGACACCGTACTGTACTTCGAAGGCGACCGCGGGCATGCGTTCCGAATCCTGCGCGCGGTGAAGAACCGCTTTGGCTCGACCAACGAAATTGGCGTGTTCGCCATGCGCGAGGATGGTTTACAGCCCGTCTCGAACCCGTCCGAACTGTTTCTTGCCGAACGGCCGGTGGAGGTGCCGGGATCGGTGGTGATCGCCACGCTTGAAGGCACCCGCCCGATTCTAGTCGAAGTGCAGGCGCTGGTCTCACCCACATCATTGGGAACGCCGCGACGGACGACACTCGGCATCGACTCCAACCGTGTGGCCCTGTTGATCGCCGTGCTCGAGAAAAAGATGGGCTTGCATCTGCTCGGCCATGACGTGTTCGTCAACGTTGCCGGCGGGATCCGCGTCGCCGAGCCGGCGGCGGATCTCGGCGTGGTGGCCGCGGTGGCCTCCAGTTTTCTGGATAAGCCGATCGATGCCCGGTCCCTGCTGATCGGCGAGGTTGGGCTGGCCGGCGAAGTGCGTGCCGTGAGTCAAGCGGACGTGCGGGTGCGCGAGGCAATCAAACTGGGCTTCTCCCGCTGCGTGCTGCCGGAGTCCTCACGCCGGCAGCTGCCGACGTTGGACGGCGTTGAACTGTGCGGTGTCAGCTCCCTAGCCGAGGCGTGGGATCTGCTCTTCTGA
- a CDS encoding FAD-dependent oxidoreductase: MNSSTDHSDKSFWLATYGPYTPNPPVQGDISVDVAIIGGGFTGLSTAYNLRRDDSGVNVAVLESEVIGYGASGRNGGFSMTLFGLEPAITKLFFGQQRTVEAQKYMERAVDYVDALIKEHNMQSDYWFPGFLRVATTPGYVKRIQHDLQILSDMGISGITWLDADQVRAEVDSPLFLGAWWEPRSGLLNPAKQVRELKRVAQQFGATVYERTPVTEIQRGPRFRLRTPGGVVMADKIVLATNAYSHLIPELHSKQSPAFTHMVVTEPLTPQQLGTIGWKNRQGIEDARNLVHYFRLTIDNRLAMGGSDVSLSYGRDLDRDLNARVFADLENDVVRLFPGLKGVRFTHRWGGPVSVPTQMVPDIGQLGDPRALYSLGCMGHGVSLTHLNGRTLADLLCGRKTDLTSMWFVNRRTIPWPPEPLRFVLGQAVRGYLRLEDRIYERHMPQ, from the coding sequence ATGAACTCTTCGACGGATCACAGTGACAAGTCGTTCTGGCTCGCGACTTACGGGCCTTACACGCCCAATCCGCCGGTGCAGGGCGATATCAGTGTCGATGTCGCCATCATCGGCGGCGGCTTCACCGGGCTGTCCACGGCCTATAACCTGCGCCGGGACGATTCCGGCGTGAACGTTGCCGTTCTGGAATCCGAGGTCATCGGCTACGGCGCCAGCGGGCGCAACGGCGGCTTCTCGATGACGCTGTTCGGCCTCGAACCTGCCATCACCAAACTGTTTTTCGGACAGCAACGCACGGTTGAGGCGCAGAAATACATGGAGCGCGCCGTCGACTACGTTGATGCGCTCATCAAAGAGCACAACATGCAGTCCGACTACTGGTTTCCCGGCTTCCTGCGCGTTGCCACCACGCCCGGCTACGTCAAGCGCATCCAGCATGACTTGCAGATCCTCAGCGACATGGGCATCAGCGGCATCACCTGGCTCGACGCCGATCAAGTGCGTGCCGAGGTGGACTCTCCCCTGTTTCTGGGCGCCTGGTGGGAACCGCGGTCCGGGCTGCTCAATCCCGCCAAGCAAGTGCGCGAGTTGAAGCGAGTGGCACAGCAGTTCGGCGCCACGGTGTACGAGCGCACGCCGGTTACGGAGATCCAGCGTGGTCCCCGCTTCAGGCTGCGCACGCCCGGCGGCGTCGTGATGGCCGACAAGATCGTTCTGGCCACGAATGCCTACTCCCATCTCATTCCGGAGTTACACTCCAAACAGTCACCGGCCTTCACGCATATGGTCGTCACCGAGCCACTGACGCCACAACAGCTCGGGACAATCGGCTGGAAGAACCGGCAGGGGATCGAAGACGCCCGCAACCTGGTGCACTATTTCCGCCTGACCATCGACAACCGTCTGGCCATGGGCGGCAGCGATGTGAGTCTGTCCTATGGACGCGACCTCGACCGGGATCTGAACGCGCGCGTGTTCGCCGACCTCGAGAATGACGTCGTGCGCCTCTTCCCCGGCCTCAAGGGCGTGCGCTTCACGCATCGTTGGGGCGGGCCGGTGTCGGTCCCCACGCAGATGGTGCCGGACATCGGCCAACTGGGAGATCCGCGCGCCCTCTACAGCCTCGGCTGCATGGGACACGGCGTCTCGCTGACTCACCTCAACGGGCGGACCCTGGCGGACCTGCTCTGCGGGCGCAAGACCGACCTCACCAGCATGTGGTTCGTCAACCGTCGCACCATTCCGTGGCCGCCCGAGCCGCTGCGATTCGTGTTGGGTCAAGCCGTGCGCGGGTACCTGCGCCTGGAAGACCGCATCTACGAACGTCACATGCCGCAGTGA
- a CDS encoding GNAT family N-acetyltransferase: MEFRTILRHERDAVLDLLKQWCGDRELFARYFRYDPGFRDDLCFVAVDEGRIVSTLQVFRRRVRIRGAVLEVGGVGNVFTAEPYRERGLASELLGRAIKAMDAHGFDLSLLFALRLLFYSRHGWRAHVRHLLFIDPADVGGSGSYAITPFTPSDLATVMDVYETSSAAFSGPTVRDPAYWHGQLCFAGNPDEDFLVARASDRIVAYMRGTPLYDFYQIIEHACLPGHEDALTQLVCCLHGTKARTLPGTITQLAIAPTVRQQLQERGLAVRTVEDVFWMWQIISPERVAVKLGMQPADLAAEDLLFRLLPPEQSVYWIADRF; the protein is encoded by the coding sequence ATGGAATTCCGCACCATCCTGCGGCACGAACGCGATGCCGTGCTCGATCTCCTGAAGCAGTGGTGCGGAGATCGGGAGTTGTTTGCCCGCTATTTTCGCTACGATCCCGGCTTCCGGGACGACCTGTGCTTTGTCGCCGTGGACGAGGGGCGCATCGTCAGCACCTTGCAGGTGTTCCGCCGGCGTGTCCGCATCCGCGGCGCGGTACTGGAAGTCGGCGGTGTCGGTAACGTCTTCACCGCAGAGCCCTACCGGGAGCGCGGCCTGGCATCGGAGCTCCTCGGCCGTGCGATCAAGGCCATGGACGCACACGGTTTCGACCTGTCGCTGCTCTTTGCCCTGCGCTTGCTCTTCTACAGCCGACACGGCTGGCGCGCCCACGTCCGCCATCTGTTGTTCATCGATCCGGCGGACGTCGGAGGGTCGGGTTCCTACGCCATCACCCCGTTCACTCCATCCGACCTCGCCACCGTGATGGACGTCTACGAAACCTCCAGCGCCGCGTTCAGCGGGCCCACCGTGCGCGATCCGGCCTATTGGCACGGGCAGCTGTGCTTTGCGGGTAACCCCGACGAAGACTTCCTCGTGGCGCGGGCAAGTGATCGGATCGTCGCCTACATGCGCGGCACGCCGCTGTACGATTTCTATCAGATCATCGAACACGCCTGCCTGCCCGGTCACGAAGATGCGCTCACGCAGCTGGTGTGCTGCCTTCACGGCACCAAGGCCCGGACGTTGCCAGGGACGATCACGCAGCTTGCCATTGCGCCAACCGTCCGGCAGCAGTTGCAGGAGCGAGGCTTGGCGGTGCGCACCGTCGAGGACGTCTTTTGGATGTGGCAGATCATCTCGCCTGAACGGGTGGCGGTGAAGTTGGGTATGCAGCCGGCAGACCTGGCGGCGGAGGACCTCCTCTTTCGCCTGCTGCCCCCGGAGCAATCGGTGTACTGGATCGCCGACCGGTTTTGA